The Ovis canadensis isolate MfBH-ARS-UI-01 breed Bighorn chromosome 18, ARS-UI_OviCan_v2, whole genome shotgun sequence genome has a segment encoding these proteins:
- the CSPG4 gene encoding chondroitin sulfate proteoglycan 4, producing the protein MRWGPRVPLPALDLALALTFAVLVGPASTASFFGENHLEVPVATALTSIHLQLEFSTAQPEALLLLAAGPADYLLLQLYSGRLQVRLLLGQEEVRVQTPAETLLSDSVPHIAELTVSDSWALLSVDGLLNASAPVQGAPLEVPYGLFLGGTGSLDLPYLTRASRPLRGCLHTATLNGRSLLRPLTADVPEGCAEEFSAGDDVAMGFSGPYSLAAFPAWGTRDEGTLEFTLTTRSQKAPLAFQAGGRQGDFIYVDIFEGHLRAVVEKGQGTVLLHNSVPVADGQPHEVSVHVDAHQLEISVDQYPTRTSNRGVLSYLEPRGNLLLGGLDAEASRHLQEHRLGLAVNVSLLGCMEDLSVNSQRQGLREAWLTRNMAAGCRLEEDEYEEDAYGPYEAFSTLAPEVWSAMELPEPCVPEPGLPPVFANFTQLLTVSPLVVAEGGTAWLEWRHVQPTLDLNEAELRKSQVLFSVSRGARHGELELDIPGAQARKMFTLLDVVNRKARFVHDGSEDPSDQLVLEVSVTTRGAVPSCLRRGQTYILPIQVNPVNDPPRVIFPHGSLMVILEHTQKPLGPEVFQAYDPDSVCEGLTFQLLGAPAGLPVERRDQPGEPATEFSCRELEAGSLVYVHRGGPAPDLTFRVSDGLQASPPVTLKVVAVRPAIQVLHNTGLRLAQGSAAPVLPANLSVETNAVGQDVSVLFRVTGALRLGELQKQGAGGAEGTEWRSTRAFHQRDVEQGRIRYLSTDPQHHAEDTVESVALEVQVGQEALSNLTFPVTVQRATVWLLRLEPLHTQNTQQEALTTAHLEATREEAGPSPTTFHYEVVQAPRKGNLQLQGTRLSDGQSFTQDDLRAGRVTYGATARASEAVEDAFRFRVTAPPHFSPLYTFPIHIGGDPDAPVLTNVLLSVPEGGEGILSADHLFVKSLNSASYLYEVMERPRHGRLVWRDAQDEATTMVTSFTNEDLLHGRLVYQHDNSETMEDDIPFVATRQGEGSSDMAWEEVRGVFRVAIQPVNDHAPVQTISRVFHVARGGQRLLTTDDVAFSDADSGFADAQLVLTRKDLLFGSIVAVDEPSRPIYRFTQEDLRNRRVLFVHSGADRGWIQLQVSDGQHQATALLEVQASEPYLRVANGSGLVVPQGGQGTIDIDVLPLDTNLDIRSGEEVHYQVTAGPRWGQLLRAGQPVTSFTQQDLLEKAILYNHNGSLSPRDTLAFSVEAGPVHTEATLQVAIAVEGPVAPLHLVRHKKIYVFQGEAAEIRRDLLEAAQEAVPPADIVFSVKTPPSAGYLVMLSPGAVAAEPPSLDPVHRFSQEAVDAGRVLYLHSRPEVWSDTFSLDVSSGLGAPLEGVRLELEVLPSAIPLEAQNFSVPEGGARTLAPPLLRISGPYFPTLPALHLQVLEPPRHGALQREEGPQDGSLSAFSWREVEQQLIRYVHDGSETLADRFVLVANASEMDRQSHPVVLTITILPVNDQPPILTTNTGLQMWEGATVPIPAEALRGTDSDSGPEDLVYTLERPSNGRVVLSTAPGIETHSFTQAQLDGGLVLFSHRGALDGGFRFSLSDGEHSSAGHFFRVMAQKQLLLSLEGSRTLTVCPGSVQPLSSQSLRASSSAGTDPHHLLYQVLRGPQLGRLFHTQQGSTGEALENFTQAEVYAGNVLYEHEMPSEPFWEAHDALELQLSSPPALDMVATLAVTVTFEAACPQRPSRLWRNKGLWVPEGQRAEITTAALDAANLLASVPSPQRLEHDVLFQITQFPTRGQLLVSEEPLHAGRPHFLQSELAAGQLVYAHGGGGTQQDGFRFRAHLQGPAGASVAGPQTSEAFAITVRDVNERPPQPQASVPLRLTQGSRSPVSRAQLSMVDPDSAPGEIEYEVQRAPHNGFLSLAGASPGPVTRFTQADVDAGRLAFVANGSSVVGVFQLSVSDGASPPLLVSLAVDVLPSAIEVQLRAPLEVPQALGRSSLSRQQLRVVSDREEPDAAYRLTQGPRYGHLLVGGQPATAFSQLQVDQGDVVFAFTNFSSSHDQFSILALARGANASATVNVTVRALLHVWTGGPWPQGATLRLDPTVLDAGELANRTGSVPRFRLLAGPRHGRVVRVPRARTEPRGGQLVEQFTQQDLEDGRLGLEVGRPEGSSPGPMGDSLTLELWARGVPPAVASLDFATEPFNAARTYRVALLSLPEAARTEAGEPESGNPTGGPSPATSSPVPPVASRGFLGFLEANMFSVIIPICLVLLLLVLIVPLLCYLRKRNKTGKHHVQVLTAKPRNGLASDAETFRKVEPGQAIPLTAVPGQGPPPGGQPDPELLQFCRTANPALKNGQYWV; encoded by the exons ATGCGCTGGGGTCCCCGGGTCCCGCTTCCAGCCCTCGACCTGGCCCTGGCTCTGACCTTCGCTGTGTTGGTGGGACCAGCATCCACAG CCTCCTTCTTCGGAGAGAACCACTTGGAGGTGCCTGTAGCCACGGCTCTGACCAGCATACACCTACAGCTGGAGTTTTCCACGGCACAGCCCGAGGCCCTGCTTCTCCTGGCCGCAGGCCCGGCTGACTACCTGCTCCTGCAGCTCTACTCCGGACGCCTGCAG GTCCGACTTCTCCTGGGCCAGGAGGAGGTGAGGGTGCAGACCCCGGCAGAGACGCTGCTGAGTGACTCTGTCCCGCACATCGCGGAGCTGACCGTGTCAGACAGCTGGGCCTTGCTGTCAGTCGACGGGCTCCTGAATGCCTCAGCCCCAGTCCAGGGCGCTCCCCTGGAGGTCCCCTATGGGCTCTTCCTGGGGGGCACGGGGAGCCTTGACCTGCCCTACCTGACGAGGGCCAGCCGACCCCTGCGCGGTTGCCTCCACACGGCCACCCTCAACGGCCGCAGCCTCCTTCGGCCGCTGACGGCGGACGTGCCCGAGGGCTGTGCCGAGGAGTTCTCTGCTGGTGACGACGTGGCCATGGGCTTCTCTGGGCCCTACTCGCTGGCTGCCTTCCCTGCCTGGGGCACTCGGGACGAAGGCACCCTGGAGTTTACACTCACCACACGGAGCCAGAAGGCACCCCTGGCCTTCCAGGCTGGGGGCCGGCAGGGGGACTTCATCTACGTGGACATATTTGAGGGCCACCTGCGGGCCGTGGTGGAGAAGGGCCAGGGCACTGTGCTGCTCCACAACAGCGTGCCTGTGGCCGACGGGCAGCCCCACGAGGTCAGCGTCCACGTGGATGCTCACCAGCTGGAAATCTCTGTGGACCAGTACCCCACACGGACTTCCAACCGTGGGGTCCTCAGCTACCTGGAGCCACGAGGCAATCTCCTCCTTGGGGGGCTGGATGCTGAGGCCTCTCGCCACCTCCAGGAGCACCGCCTGGGCCTGGCTGTCAACGTCTCCCTCCTGGGCTGCATGGAGGATCTCAGTGTCAACAGTCAGAGGCAGGGGCTCCGGGAAGCCTGGCTGACCCGCAACATGGCAGCCGGCTGCAGGCTGGAGGAAGATGAGTACGAGGAGGACGCCTACGGCCCATACGAAGCTTTCTCCACCCTGGCGCCCGAGGTGTGGTCGGCCATGGAGCTGCCTGAGCCCTGTGTGCCAGAACCGGGGCTGCCTCCGGTCTTTGCCAATTTCACCCAGCTGCTGACCGTCAGCCCGCTGGTGGTGGCTGAGGGCGGTACAGCCTGGCTGGAGTGGCGGCACGTGCAGCCCACACTGGACCTGAACGAGGCTGAGCTGCGCAAGTCCCAGGTACTGTTCAGCGTGAGCCGTGGGGCCCGCCACGGCGAGCTGGAGCTCGACATTCCAGGCGCCCAAGCACGGAAGATGTTCACCCTTCTGGACGTGGTGAACCGCAAGGCCCGCTTCGTCCATGATGGCTCTGAGGACCCCTCCGACCAGCTGGTCCTTGAGGTGTCAGTGACAACTCGGGGGGCCGTGCCTTCCTGCCTTCGCAGGGGCCAAACGTACATCCTGCCCATTCAGGTGAACCCTGTCAATGACCCACCTCGCGTCATCTTCCCGCACGGCAGCCTCATGGTGATCCTGGAGCACACTCAGAAGCCCCTGGGGCCAGAGGTCTTCCAGGCCTATGACCCAGACTCCGTCTGTGAGGGCCTCACCTTCCAGCTCCTCGGTGCCCCTGCCGGCCTACCCGTGGAGCGCCGAGACCAGCCCGGGGAGCCAGCAACCGAGTTTTCCTGCCGGGAGCTGGAGGCAGGCAGCCTAGTCTACGTCCATCGCGGCGGGCCCGCCCCAGACCTGACATTCCGGGTCAGCGATGGGCTGCAAGCCAGCCCCCCAGTCACGCTGAAGGTGGTGGCCGTCAGGCCAGCCATTCAAGTCCTCCACAACACGGGGCTGCGCCTGGCCCAGGGCTCCGCTGCACCTGTCTTGCCCGCCAACCTGTCGGTGGAGACCAATGCCGTGGGGCAGGATGTGAGCGTGCTATTCCGAGTCACCGGGGCCCTGCGGTTGGGGGAGCTGCAGAAGCAGGGGGCAGGTGGGGCAGAGGGCACCGAGTGGCGATCTACACGGGCCTTCCACCAGCGGGACGTGGAGCAGGGCCGCATAAGGTACCTGAGCACCGACCCGCAGCACCACGCCGAGGACACAGTGGAGAGCGTGGCCCTAGAGGTGCAGGTGGGCCAGGAGGCCCTGAGCAATCTGACCTTCCCAGTGACGGTCCAGAGAGCCACAGTGTGGCTGCTGCGACTGGAGCCGCTGCACACCCAGAACACCCAGCAGGAGGCCCTCACCACAGCCCACCTGGAGGCCACCCGGGAGGAGGCAGGCCCAAGCCCCACCACTTTCCACTATGAGGTGGTCCAGGCCCCCAGGAAGGGCAATCTTCAACTTCAGGGCACGCGGCTGTCAGATGGCCAGAGCTTCACCCAGGACGACCTGCGGGCTGGCCGGGTGACTTACGGGGCCACAGCTCGTGCCTCAGAGGCAGTCGAGGACGCCTTCCGTTTCCGCGTCACAGCCCCGCCGCACTTCTCCCCGCTGTACACCTTCCCCATCCACATTGGCGGTGACCCGGATGCCCCCGTCCTCACCAATGTCCTCCTCTCGGTGCCCGAGGGCGGGGAGGGCATCCTCTCTGCTGACCACCTCTTCGTCAAGAGTCTCAACAGCGCCAGCTACCTCTACGAGGTCATGGAGCGACCCCGCCATGGCAGGTTGGTGTGGCGAGATGCACAGGACGAGGCCACCACCATGGTGACCTCCTTCACCAACGAGGACCTGCTGCACGGCCGGCTGGTCTACCAGCACGACAACTCCGAGACCATGGAAGATGACATCCCCTTTGTGGCTACCCGCCAGGGCGAGGGCAGCAGTGACATGGCCTGGGAGGAGGTACGGGGTGTCTTCCGCGTGGCCATCCAGCCCGTGAACGATCACGCTCCCGTGCAGACCATCAGCCGCGTCTTCCACGTGGCTCGTGGCGGGCAGCGGCTGCTGACCACGGACGACGTGGCCTTCAGTGATGCCGACTCTGGCTTTGCAGATGCTCAGCTGGTGCTGACCCGCAAGGACCTCCTCTTCGGCAGTATCGTGGCTGTGGACGAGCCCTCTCGGCCCATATACCGCTTCACCCAGGAGGATCTCAGGAACCGGCGGGTCCTGTTTGTGCACTCGGGGGCCGACCGCGGCTGGATCCAGCTGCAGGTGTCCGACGGGCAGCACCAGGCCACCGCGCTGCTCGAAGTGCAGGCCTCAGAGCCCTACCTCCGCGTGGCCAATGGCTCCGGCCTGGTGGTCCCTCAAGGAGGCCAGGGCACCATTGACATAGACGTGCTCCCCCTGGACACCAATCTAGATATCCGCAGTGGAGAGGAGGTCCACTACCAGGTCACAGCCGGTCCACGCTGGGGGCAGCTGCTCCGGGCCGGCCAGCCGGTCACCAGCTTCACCCAGCAGgacctgctggagaaggccaTTCTCTACAACCACAACGGCAGCCTCAGTCCCCGTGACACCCTGGCCTTTTCTGTGGAGGCAGGGCCTGTGCACACGGAAGCCACCCTGCAAGTGGCCATTGCCGTCGAGGGGCCAGTGGCCCCCCTGCACCTGGTCCGGCACAAGAAGATCTATGTCTTCCAGGGAGAGGCAGCTGAGATCAGAAGGGACCTGCTGGAG GCAGCCCAGGAGGCTGTGCCACCAGCGGACATTGTGTTCTCAGTGAAGACCCCGCCGAGCGCCGGCTACCTGGTGATGCTGTCCCCCGGCGCCGTGGCAGCTGAGCCGCCCAGCCTGGACCCCGTGCACCGTTTCTCCCAGGAGGCAGTGGATGCGGGCAGGGTCCTGTACCTGCACTCCCGCCCTGAGGTCTGGAGCGACACCTTCTCCCTGGATGTGTCCTCAGGCCTGGGTGCTCCCCTCGAGGGCGTCCGCCTGGAGCTGGAGGTGCTGCCGTCCGCCATCCCCCTGGAGGCACAGAACTTCAGTGTCCCGGAGGGCGGAGCCCGCAccctggccccgcccctgctCCGCATCTCTGGGCCCTACTTCCCCACGCTGCCGGCCCTCCACCTGCAGGTGCTGGAGCCGCCCCGGCATGGGGCCCTGCAGAGAGAGGAGGGACCTCAAGACGGGAGCCTCAGCGCCTTCTCCTGGAGAGAG GTGGAACAGCAGCTGATCCGCTACGTGCATGATGGGAGTGAGACGCTGGCAGACAGGTTTGTCCTGGTGGCCAACGCCTCAGAGATGGACCGCCAGAGCCACCCCGTGGTCCTCACCATCACCATCCTGCCTGTCAACGACCAGCCCCCCATCCTCACCACAAACACAGGCCTGCAG ATGTGGGAGGGGGCCACGGTGCCCATCCCAGCGGAGGCCCTTAGGGGCACAGACAGCGACTCTGGACCCGAGGACCTGGTCTACACCCTGGAGCGGCCCAGCAACGGCCGGGTGGTGCTGAGTACGGCGCCGGGCATCGAAACCCACAGCTTCACCCAGGCCCAGCTCGACGGCGGGCTCGTGCTGTTCTCACACAGAG GAGCCCTGGACGGAGGCTTCCGCTTCAGCCTGTCTGACGGCGAGCACAGCTCCGCGGGACACTTCTTCCGGGTGATGGCCCAGAAGCAGCTGCTCCTCTCCCTGGAGGGCAGCCGGACGCTGACCGTCTGCCCAG GGTCCGTCCAGCCGCTCAGCAGCCAGAGCCTGAGAGCCAGTTCCAGTGCGGGCACTGACCCCCACCACCTGCTCTACCAGGTGTTGCGGGGCCCTCAGCTTGGCCGGCTCTTCCACACCCAGCAGGGCAGCACCGGGGAGGCCCTGGAGAACTTCACTCAGGCAGAG GTATATGCTGGGAACGTTCTATATGAGCACGAGATGCCCTCCGAGCCCTTCTGGGAGGCCCATGATGCCCTGGAGCTCCAGCTGTCCTCACCCCCTGCCCTCGACATGGTCGCCACCCTTGCCGTGACGGTGACTTTCgaggctgcctgtccccagcgcCCCAGCCGCCTCTGGAGGAACAAAG GTCTCTGGGTCCCCGAAGGCCAGAGGGCCGAGATCACCACTGCAGCCCTTGACGCCGCCAACCTCCTGGCTAGCGTCCCATCGCCCCAGCGCCTGGAGCATGACGTGCTTTTCCAGATCACGCAGTTCCCCACGCGGGGCCAGCTGTTGGTGTCCGAGGAGCCCCTCCACGCCGGGCGGCCCCACTTCTTGCAGTCTGAGCTGGCCGCAGGGCAGCTGGTGTACGCCCACGGCGGCGGGGGCACCCAGCAGGATGGCTTCCGCTTccgtgcccacctccaggggccgGCGGGGGCCTCCGTGGCGGGACCCCAGACCTCAGAGGCCTTCGCCATCACGGTGCGCGATGTGAATGAACGGCCGCCGCAGCCTCAGGCCTCCGTCCCGCTCCGGCTCACCCAGGGCTCCCGTAGCCCTGTCTCCCGGGCCCAGCTGAGCATGGTGGACCCAGACTCCGCTCCCGGGGAGATTGAGTATGAGGTGCAGCGGGCCCCCCACAATGGCTTCCTGAGCCTGGCAGGGGCCAGCCCGGGGCCGGTGACCCGCTTCACGCAGGCTGACGTGGATGCAGGACGCCTGGCATTCGTGGCCAACGGGAGCAGCGTGGTGGGTGTGTTCCAGCTAAGCGTGTCTGACGGGGCCAGCCCGCCCCTGCTCGTGTCCCTGGCGGTGGATGTCCTTCCCTCAGCCATTGAGGTGCAGCTGCGGGCACCGCTGGAGGTGCCCCAAGCTTTAGGGCGCTCCTCCCTGAGCCGGCAGCAGCTCCGAGTGGTTTCCGATCGGGAAGAGCCAGACGCAGCCTACCGCCTCACCCAGGGGCCCCGTTATGGGCATCTGCTGGTGGGCGGGCAGCCTGCCACAGCCTTCAGCCAGCTCCAGGTAGACCAGGGGGACGTGGTCTTTGCCTTCACCAACTTCTCCTCCTCTCACGATCAGTTCAGCATCCTGGCACTGGCCAGGGGTGCCAACGCATCCGCCACGGTGAACGTCACCGTGAGGGCTCTGCTGCACGTGTGGACAGGTGGGCCATGGCCCCAGGGTGCCACCCTGCGCCTGGACCCCACTGTCTTAGATGCGGGAGAGCTGGCCAACCGCACGGGCAGCGTACCGCGTTTCCGGCTCTTGGCAGGACCCCGGCACGGCCGCGTGGTACGAGTGCCCCGGGCCAGGACAGAGCCGCGGGGCGGCCAGCTTGTGGAGCAGTTCACCCAGCAGGACCTTGAGGATGGCCggctggggctggaggtgggcaggCCAGAGGGTAGCTCTCCCGGCCCCATGGGCGACAGTCTCACTCTGGAGCTATGGGCAAGAGGTGTCCCTCCCGCTGTGGCCTCGCTGGACTTTGCCACGGAGCCTTTCAATGCAGCCCGGACCTACAGAGTGGCTCTGCTCAGTCTGCCTGAGGCTGCTCGGACCGAAGCCGGGGAGCCAGAGAGCGGCAACCCCACAGGCGGGCCAAGCCCAGCAACCTCCAGCCCTGTGCCCCCAGTGGCCAGCAGGGGCTTCCTGGGCTTCCTGGAGGCCAACATGTTCAGCGTCATCATCCCCATCTGCCTGGTCCTCCTGCTCCTGGTGCTGATCGTGCCCCTGCTCTGCTACCTCCGCAAACGCAACAAGACAGGCAAGCACCACGTCCAGGTGCTGACCGCCAAGCCCCGAAATGGCCTGGCCAGTGACGCCGAGACCTTCCGCAAGGTGGAGCCAGGCCAGGCCATCCCACTGACAGCGGTGCCTGGCCAGGGGCCCCCACCAGGGGGCCAGCCTGACCCCGAGCTGCTGCAGTTCTGCCGGACAGCCAACCC